CCGCGGCGGCAGGGGCACGAACTGCGAGTTTTGCAGCGAATAAGTGTTAGTGCTCTGCGACTGCGTCGACATGCGATAGATGTCGGTGACCAGCGGAGTTTCGACCGGATAAGGGTAGTCGTTGTAGTCGTACCACCAGCGATACCAGCTTTCCATGTCGGTGTCGGCGGGGCGATCGGTGACGGCCGCCAGGGTTTCGCCGACGCGCTGATTGATGTAGGCGGCGCGCTCGTTGTGCGCGGCGGCCGAGGCCATTACCTGTTGCGCCATCCGGTAGTTGGTGGCGTCTAATCCGGGACCAGCCAGGTGATGGCCGGATTGGCCCTTATATTGATAGTTGAGGTTTTCTTGCGCGCGGTCGCGGACCACCTTTGTGGTTTGTGAAACGGTCTCGGCGGCGCGGACGACATTTTGTTGATTGTAGCCGATGATCTCCTCGGAAAAGGGGCCTTGGCGGTGCAGCGTGAGGGCGAAGCTGGGGCCGACATCGCGCGAAGCGCTGGCGTACACCTCGACCGGCGCCTGCATCACGCTGAGCATCTGCGGAACCCAGGCATAGAACGAACGCTCCTTGAGCGCGGCGGCAATCGCCTTACGCGCCGCGGGGAACGGATTGTTGATGGCCTGGCGCACCAGGGCCTCGGTGGCGGCGGGCGATTCTTGCTTGGAGATGGCGGCGATGGCGGCCAGCGCGGCGGGTTCGCTGTGCGGGCAAAGGATCGCTTCTAGCGGCGCCAGGGCCAGCGGGTCGTCGATGGCTTCGATTTCTTGGCGCGCGGCCTCGCTCTCAGCCTCTTTGCGGCCATGCAATTTGCGGCGCAACGCAATCAGGCGTTCTTTCCAATCTTTGACGGCGTCTTTGCGGGCCTCGGCGTCGGCCTTCACCTGGGCGATCTGCTCTTTGGTGAGCAGCATGCCGTGAAACTCGCGCAGGCCGAGCGCCTCGCGGGCTTCTTTGTTGCCCTTCTTGGACTGGAGGACGATGCGCCAATGGAACGCCGCCGACTCGGGCAGGTTGTGATCGCGGCACCAGCGGGCGAGTCGCAATTGATCGTCAAAGTTCAATCGGGCGGCGTCGCGCAGGCGAGAATACTCCTGCACATCTTGCGAACTGGTGAAGCGGTCGCAGGCCTCGGCAATGGTGAGCCACTTGCCATCGACTTCGACCATGCCCGCCTGCCAGTTGCGCTGCGCCTCTTGCCGCGCCGATGCGGCGTTGGACTGGCCGGGCGACTCAACGGGCGCGGGCGATTTGGCCGTGGCGCAGGGGATCAAGGTGGCTGCCAACAGGAGCACGAGTGCGAAGCTGAGCGTGCGCATGACAAAGTCCCCAAATAGGTGATTGGCTAAGCGCGTTGTACCGCCGGCGCGCCGATTGGGCAAGAAAAAAGCCAATTGCGGCATGGCGAAGCGGCATTTGGGCGGGGAAGATGGCCGTAAGCGAAAGGAGCTACCTGGTGCGCGGCGTCTGGTCGATTGTCTGGCTGATTGGCTTGTGCAGCATTTTATGCGGCAGTGGCCGCGCGGCGGCGCCGTGGGCCGATGGCGATTTGCCAGTCAAATCGGGGTTGGCGCTGTGGCTCGACGCAAGCCGCCTGGACAAGATGCCCGAAGGCAATGCGCCGGGGGACAAGCCGCCGGTGGATGGCGGGGAGCTGGAATGGTGGCGCGACGGCTCGGGGCATGGGCGCGACGTGCGGCAGGCGCTCGCCGCAGCGCGCCCCAAGACGGTACGGGTGGGTAGCGATTGGGTGGTGCGCTTCGACGGCGAAGACGACTGCCTGCGGCGAGAACAACTGGGGGGCGAACTAGCGGAATGCGCTGTTTTTGTCGTGGCCGCCCCGCATGACAACCCGGGAGGCTTTCGCGGTTTTGTGGCGCTGAACCGACATGGCGATCGCGACTATGAGAGCGGGCTGAATATCGACCTGGGGCCCGATCCCAGCCTGGATTGGAGGGCGATCAATGTCGAGGGGCGCGGCTTTGGCGGCTGGCGCAACTTGCTGACCGGAGAACGGCCGCTGGGAGAACTGCATACGTTGACGACCGTCGTCGCGGCCGAACCGGCGCGCGTGCGCCTTTGGTTCGATGGCGCGCCCGCGGGAGAGCGGCCTTGGACCGCCGGCGCGCTGCCGCTGGACGAAGTGACGGTGGGCGCTCGGTATTATCAACATGGCGCCGGCCAACAGCGGCCGGCTGGCTTTCTGCCCGGCGACATTGCCGAGGTGCTGATCTACGACCGCGCGCTAACGGACGGCGAAGTGCGCGCCGTCAGCGAGTATCTAAGCAAGAAACATGCGCGACTGGCGGCGGCGCTGCCTGGCGCCGTGCCGCGGCGCGTGGGACCGGGGGAGCCGCTGGTGTCGGTGGCTGACCCGCCGCCGGTGCAGTGGTTGCTGCCCGGATTCTCCGTGCGGCGCTTGCCGATTGATTTGCCGAATGTGAACAACCTGCGCTACCGCGACGATGGCAAGCTCTTGGCGCTGACGTATGGCGGCGCGCTGCACCTGTTGAGCGACACCGATGGGGACGGGATCGAGGATCGAGCGGAGTTGTTTTGGGATGGTCAAGGCAAGCTGGTGGGCGCGATTGGCATGGCGATCGCGCCTAAGGGCACGCCGCACGCGGGGAGCGTGTTTGTCGCATCGAAGGGAAAGGTGTCGATGATTGTCGACGACGATGGCGACGATCGGGCTGACCGGGAGCAGGTGGTGGCGGAGGGTTGGCCACAGTCGACGGCCAATGTCGACGCCGTAGGGGTGACGGTGGACGACGCGGGGCGGGTCTATTTTGGTTTGGGCTGCGCCGACTACACCAACGCGTACCTGATCGACGCGCAAGGCCAGTCGCGCTACGACTTGCGGAGCGAGCGCGGCACGATACAAGCGATCTCGCCCGACCTTGCGTCGCGCGAGACGGTGGTGACCGGAATTCGCTTTCCGATCGGTATGGCGTTCAACGAGGCGGGGGACCTGTTCTGCACCGATCAGGAAGGAGCCACCTGGCTCCCCAATGGCAACCCATTCGACGAACTGTTGCACGTCGAACGCGGGCGACACTATGGCTTTCCGCCGCGGCATCCCAAGCATCTGCCGAGGGTGATCGACGAGCCAAGCGTGTACAACTATGGACCACAACATCAATCGACGTGCGGGCTGACTTTCAACCAGGTTGGAGACGCACAGTTTGGTCCGGCAAACTGGCGCGGCGACGCGCTGGTGGCGGCCTACTCGCGCGGCAAGTTGTATCGCACCAAGCTCGTGAAGACCAGCGCTGGCTACGTGGCGGGAAATCAATTGCTGGCGTGTCTTGCGGAATTGACGGTCGACGCCTGCGTGTCGCCGCGCGGCGACCTGCTGATTGCCACGCATAGCGGCGGGCCAGACTGGGGAAGCGGACCCAGCGGCGCGGGCAAGTTGTACCAGGCGCATTACAACGGCGACGAGCATCCGCAGCCGGTGGCGATTTGGCCGACCAGTCCGCATGAGGTGTGCGTGGCGTTTGACCGCCCGCTCGATCCGGCGCGTTTGGCGGGCTTGGCTGGCGCGGCGCGAATCACGTATGGCGAGCATGTGCGGGCGGCGGATCGCTTTGAGACGCTGCGGCCCGGCTACGAGGTGGTGTACCG
This Pirellulales bacterium DNA region includes the following protein-coding sequences:
- a CDS encoding ThuA domain-containing protein encodes the protein MAVSERSYLVRGVWSIVWLIGLCSILCGSGRAAAPWADGDLPVKSGLALWLDASRLDKMPEGNAPGDKPPVDGGELEWWRDGSGHGRDVRQALAAARPKTVRVGSDWVVRFDGEDDCLRREQLGGELAECAVFVVAAPHDNPGGFRGFVALNRHGDRDYESGLNIDLGPDPSLDWRAINVEGRGFGGWRNLLTGERPLGELHTLTTVVAAEPARVRLWFDGAPAGERPWTAGALPLDEVTVGARYYQHGAGQQRPAGFLPGDIAEVLIYDRALTDGEVRAVSEYLSKKHARLAAALPGAVPRRVGPGEPLVSVADPPPVQWLLPGFSVRRLPIDLPNVNNLRYRDDGKLLALTYGGALHLLSDTDGDGIEDRAELFWDGQGKLVGAIGMAIAPKGTPHAGSVFVASKGKVSMIVDDDGDDRADREQVVAEGWPQSTANVDAVGVTVDDAGRVYFGLGCADYTNAYLIDAQGQSRYDLRSERGTIQAISPDLASRETVVTGIRFPIGMAFNEAGDLFCTDQEGATWLPNGNPFDELLHVERGRHYGFPPRHPKHLPRVIDEPSVYNYGPQHQSTCGLTFNQVGDAQFGPANWRGDALVAAYSRGKLYRTKLVKTSAGYVAGNQLLACLAELTVDACVSPRGDLLIATHSGGPDWGSGPSGAGKLYQAHYNGDEHPQPVAIWPTSPHEVCVAFDRPLDPARLAGLAGAARITYGEHVRAADRFETLRPGYEVVYRQMRAGRFPLAVASAQVTPDGRALLLGTARHERAAHYALELPGMGRPTEFSAGELKQHAAIDLDYDLGGTSVHWSGADAGATWSGWLPHLDLAVSRALVAGSAAHDALWPLLTQQGTLRLTTQLDLTDMLRPAVQPGSTIDYEWPAEQVTIELVASAPFEVLLGEQMTASAADDKGQQRAELKVAPARGEWTALEVTMSTGGAAPNLELTWRTSEDARPRALPLQRFFLPWARSAGKEQDTQTKELPPELAGGSWARGRKVFFGADAGCAKCHALHGEGGRVGPDLSNLMHRDYASVLRDITNPSFAINPDYISYVAELKDGRVLTGPVRTQGDTLLFGDAEGRVTETPRDAIESMAAATRSIMPEGLPKQLGAERIKDLLTYLLTEPPHMPRDDASPGVARSRQEIAAALAGAPAPPERTRPLRIVLVAGPKDHGPGEHDYPAWQKCWAELLSAAAETTVETAWQWPSAEQLASADVLVLYQHGGWQTDRAADVDAFLARGGGLALIHYAVDGGADPAGLAERVGLAWQAGESKFRHGALELRFAPGHPITRNLRVARFHDESYWGLARSGNAVRVLASGVEDGTEQPLFWAAERGRGRAFVSILGHYSKTFDDPLFRIVLLRGIAWAAGEPVDRFNALVLPGARAGS